Proteins encoded within one genomic window of Lysinibacillus louembei:
- a CDS encoding ring-cleaving dioxygenase → MNHLKGIHHVTAITSSAEKNYEFFTNVLGMRLVKKTVNQDDIQTYHLFFADDKGSAGTDMTFFDFPGISKGMHGTNEISKTSFRVPTDAALDYWVKRFDRLQVQHTGIKEQFGKNTLSFVDFDEQHYQLISDEHNSGVASGTPWEKGPIPVEYAITGLGPVFIRISDFNFFKQMLEKVMLFTEIAKEGSFYLFEVGEGGNGAQIIVEHNTVLPNARQGFGTVHHAAFRVEDRAMLNEWQNHFESFGLHTSGYVNRHFFESLYARVAPQILFELATDGPGFMGDEPYETLGEKLSLPPFLEPKREQIESLVRPIDTVRSTKTFEKEYE, encoded by the coding sequence ATGAATCATTTAAAAGGAATCCACCACGTAACAGCAATTACAAGCAGTGCAGAAAAAAATTATGAATTTTTCACAAATGTATTAGGGATGCGCTTAGTAAAGAAAACTGTTAACCAGGATGATATTCAAACATATCATTTATTTTTTGCGGATGATAAAGGTTCTGCGGGGACAGATATGACATTTTTCGATTTTCCAGGCATTTCAAAAGGCATGCATGGTACTAATGAAATTTCAAAAACCTCATTCCGTGTACCGACAGATGCAGCGTTGGATTATTGGGTCAAGCGCTTTGATCGTCTACAAGTGCAGCATACAGGTATTAAAGAGCAATTTGGTAAAAATACGTTATCCTTCGTTGACTTTGATGAACAGCATTATCAGCTAATTTCTGATGAACATAATAGCGGGGTTGCCTCAGGTACGCCGTGGGAAAAGGGGCCGATTCCAGTAGAATATGCCATTACAGGCTTAGGTCCAGTATTTATCCGCATTAGCGACTTTAACTTCTTTAAGCAAATGCTAGAAAAAGTAATGCTGTTTACCGAAATTGCAAAGGAAGGTTCATTCTACTTATTCGAAGTAGGTGAAGGTGGCAACGGTGCTCAAATTATTGTGGAGCATAATACGGTGTTGCCAAATGCGCGCCAAGGCTTCGGTACAGTGCATCATGCTGCATTCCGCGTGGAGGATCGCGCCATGTTAAATGAATGGCAAAATCATTTTGAAAGCTTTGGCTTACACACATCAGGCTATGTCAATCGCCATTTCTTTGAATCACTTTATGCGCGTGTTGCACCGCAAATTTTATTCGAGCTTGCAACAGATGGCCCTGGCTTCATGGGTGATGAGCCATATGAAACGCTAGGGGAGAAGCTATCATTACCGCCATTTTTAGAGCCAAAGCGTGAGCAAATTGAAAGCTTAGTAAGACCGATTGATACAGTACGTAGCACA
- a CDS encoding ring-cleaving dioxygenase, translating into MYTISGHHHISMLSKNAKQNNHFYRHILGLRRVKLTVNQDDPSMYHLFYGDTTGSPGTELSFFEMPFIGRTHRGTNAITQIGLLVPTEESLVYWQNRLKSFHVKHGEITTYANRPALHFEDEEGLRIVLLAANGERIDHWQTWDESPVPTEHQILGMGTVEMTVKRLNKLADTLQMFNYKEISRTANEAIFQSVDGQVFGEIVVKELDGPSEKPGRGSIHHLAIRVSNDEELAYWDERVKERGFQTSGIVDRYYFKSLYFRESNGILFEIATDGPGFTIDGDIATLGEKLDLPPFLEQRRAEIEAHLQPIEED; encoded by the coding sequence ATGTATACAATCTCAGGACATCATCATATTTCTATGTTATCCAAAAATGCAAAACAAAATAATCACTTTTATCGACATATTTTAGGGTTACGCCGTGTAAAGTTAACAGTCAACCAAGATGATCCGTCAATGTACCATCTATTTTATGGTGATACAACAGGCAGCCCTGGCACAGAATTATCCTTTTTTGAAATGCCATTCATAGGACGCACACATCGTGGCACAAATGCTATTACCCAAATCGGCTTGCTCGTTCCAACTGAGGAAAGCTTAGTTTATTGGCAAAATCGCTTGAAGAGCTTTCATGTAAAGCATGGTGAAATTACAACATATGCAAATCGCCCTGCTCTACACTTTGAAGATGAGGAAGGCTTGCGTATAGTGTTGCTTGCAGCAAATGGCGAACGTATTGACCACTGGCAAACATGGGACGAATCACCCGTTCCTACTGAGCATCAAATTTTAGGTATGGGCACTGTTGAAATGACTGTCAAACGTCTTAACAAACTAGCAGATACGTTGCAAATGTTCAATTATAAAGAAATTAGCCGCACAGCAAATGAAGCTATTTTCCAATCTGTTGACGGACAAGTTTTCGGTGAAATCGTTGTGAAAGAGCTAGATGGACCAAGTGAAAAGCCAGGACGTGGTAGCATCCATCACTTAGCGATTCGCGTGAGCAATGACGAGGAGCTTGCTTATTGGGATGAGCGTGTGAAAGAACGTGGCTTCCAAACATCTGGTATCGTTGACCGCTACTATTTTAAAAGCCTTTATTTCCGCGAATCGAATGGTATTCTATTCGAAATTGCAACAGATGGACCCGGCTTTACAATTGATGGCGATATTGCAACATTAGGTGAGAAATTAGATTTACCACCATTTTTAGAACAGCGTCGCGCTGAAATTGAAGCGCATTTGCAACCAATCGAGGAGGATTAA
- a CDS encoding LLM class flavin-dependent oxidoreductase, protein MQNYRIDSAQGMEFGLYSLGDHMANPLTGERISTQQRIQELIEASQLAEQAGIDVFAVGESHQTHFTSQAHTVILGAIAQATKHIKIASSATVLSVADPVRVYEDFATLDLISNGRAEIVAGRGSRVGAYELFGYDLAYYEDLFEEKLELLMQLNEKEKITWEGQFRPPLINAMIYPQPLEGSLPIWRAVGGPPASAIKAGQMGIPMMLTTLGGPAINFKVSVDAYREAAAEGGFDPATLPIATTSLFYVAETTQQAIDEMYPHLNSGFLTIRGSGYPRQQIELASSSTDALMVGSPQQIIEKMLYQYELFGQQRFMAQIDFGGVPFKQVMKNIELIGNDIIPAIKQYTKGGAQ, encoded by the coding sequence ATGCAAAACTATCGTATTGATTCAGCACAAGGAATGGAATTTGGTCTCTATTCATTAGGTGACCATATGGCGAATCCATTAACAGGTGAACGCATTTCCACACAGCAGCGCATTCAGGAGCTAATTGAAGCAAGTCAATTAGCGGAACAAGCGGGCATTGATGTCTTTGCTGTTGGCGAAAGCCACCAAACACATTTTACATCACAGGCACATACCGTTATTTTAGGTGCGATTGCGCAAGCAACAAAGCATATTAAAATTGCTAGCTCTGCAACGGTGTTAAGCGTAGCTGACCCTGTGCGCGTCTATGAAGATTTTGCAACACTTGATTTAATTTCGAACGGCCGTGCTGAAATTGTAGCAGGGCGCGGCTCTCGCGTTGGTGCCTATGAATTGTTTGGCTATGACTTAGCTTATTACGAAGATTTATTTGAAGAAAAGCTAGAGCTGTTAATGCAATTAAATGAAAAAGAAAAAATTACGTGGGAGGGTCAATTTCGCCCCCCATTAATTAATGCGATGATTTATCCACAGCCATTAGAAGGCTCTTTACCAATTTGGCGCGCAGTTGGAGGTCCTCCTGCAAGCGCTATTAAAGCAGGACAGATGGGCATTCCGATGATGCTAACAACACTAGGGGGTCCAGCTATAAACTTTAAAGTGTCAGTTGATGCTTATCGCGAGGCGGCAGCTGAAGGTGGCTTTGACCCAGCTACATTACCAATTGCGACAACAAGCTTATTTTATGTTGCAGAAACAACACAGCAAGCAATTGATGAAATGTATCCACATTTAAATAGCGGCTTCTTAACGATTCGTGGTAGTGGCTATCCAAGACAGCAAATTGAGCTTGCAAGTAGCTCAACAGATGCATTAATGGTCGGTAGCCCACAGCAAATTATCGAAAAAATGCTGTACCAATATGAGCTATTTGGTCAACAGCGCTTTATGGCACAAATTGATTTTGGTGGTGTACCTTTCAAGCAAGTGATGAAAAATATCGAATTGATTGGCAACGATATTATTCCTGCCATCAAACAATATACGAAAGGTGGTGCACAATGA
- a CDS encoding YfiT family bacillithiol transferase, translating to MSQEQYPIGQFQCPPAITSQQITAWIEQMKALPQQLETLTASLSDKELSYRYRKNGWTIRQLVHHIADSHMNSYIRFKLALTEDEPTIKPYAEDQWAKLADSALPIAVSLACLDALHTRWAALLESLTADQLSRCFIHPDTGEIPLQQCIGLYAWHGAHHVAHIEQALQYKI from the coding sequence ATGAGCCAGGAGCAATATCCTATAGGACAATTTCAATGTCCTCCAGCCATTACGTCACAGCAAATCACTGCTTGGATTGAGCAAATGAAAGCTTTACCACAACAATTAGAGACATTAACAGCCAGCTTATCGGATAAGGAGCTCTCCTATCGTTATCGTAAAAATGGCTGGACAATTCGTCAATTAGTACATCATATTGCAGACAGTCATATGAACAGCTATATTCGGTTTAAGCTAGCTCTTACTGAAGATGAGCCAACCATCAAACCATATGCCGAGGATCAATGGGCGAAGCTAGCTGACTCAGCTCTCCCTATCGCCGTTTCACTAGCTTGTTTAGATGCTTTGCATACACGTTGGGCAGCATTGCTGGAAAGTTTAACAGCTGACCAACTCTCAAGATGCTTCATCCATCCTGACACAGGCGAAATACCGCTACAGCAATGTATCGGCTTATATGCTTGGCATGGAGCACACCATGTGGCACATATTGAGCAAGCCCTACAATATAAAATTTAG